A genomic window from Lycium barbarum isolate Lr01 chromosome 4, ASM1917538v2, whole genome shotgun sequence includes:
- the LOC132637048 gene encoding uncharacterized protein LOC132637048 — MMHEIKRTKLHKPWVINRAIILSILVSHLLPNDAWKMKMPYTSFPLANFSYARPSISDNKIVKFSLSSSKVNNVRYQSGFAKPTISSSAITFTSPANGDDLPFPASAKDIVNFHSQDCVDFFSSVSPKTLNDYDLKKFNISDDCPVFDGLFNFSKASAGGSIDVTIKLNRQDADIAINWAGGLHHAKKSEASGFCYFNDIILGILELLKMYPYFICPNFLGMVNFLYVLGISFGYH; from the coding sequence ATGATGCATGAAATTAAAAGGACGAAATTGCATAAACCTTGGGTCATCAACAGAGCCATCATCTTGAGTATTCTTGTATCTCATCTACTACCTAACGATGCTTGGAAAATGAAAATGCCATACACCAGCTTCCCCTTAGCAAATTTCAGTTATGCTAGACCATCTATCTCTGATAATAAAATTGTAAAATTTTCATTGAGTTCGTCAAAAGTGAACAATGTACGATACCAGAGCGGATTCGCTAAGCCCACCATCTCATCATCCGCAATAACCTTCACTTCACCGGCAAATGGAGATGACCTCCCTTTTCCAGCGAGTGCGAAAGATATCGTCAATTTTCACTCGCAAGACTGCGTCGACTTTTTCTCTTCCGTTTCACCCAAGACTCTTAACGACTACGACCTTAAAAAGTTCAACATCAGCGATGACTGCCCTGTTTTCGACGGTCTTTTCAACTTTAGTAAAGCTTCTGCCGGTGGGTCCATTGACGTCACCATTAAGCTTAATCGGCAAGATGCTGACATAGCCATCAATTGGGCCGGTGGATTGCACCATGCAAAGAAGAGCGAAGCCTCGGGATTTTGTTACTTCAATGATAtcattcttgggattcttgaacTTCTCAAGATGTACCCTTATTTTATTTGTCCCAATTTTTTGGGTATGGTGAACTTTTTATACGTTCTTGGGATTTCTTTTGGGTATCACTGA
- the LOC132634702 gene encoding uncharacterized protein LOC132634702 isoform X2: MSSHDIRRPFKRPAISDQQRRRELSLLRQSQNRRDAQLQARRLASTVVSLQEEPHQVEDDYGNQAHDLRQATKLRGPEARLWFAKQLMLPEWMIDVPHNLNTDWYVFARPAGKRCFVVSSNGTTISRLRNGILLHRFPSALPNGARTNNSKSAQSYCILDCIFHESDETYYVIDGVCWAGISLYECTAEFRFFWLNSKLAETGACDAPSTYHRYRFSTLPVYNCDKEGLQTAYAGQVPYVKDGILFYNKHAQYQTGNTPLALVWKDENCSQYVIDTDNKGQIPSQQQVVLELLDNGRLATSDDPPVIFGCLLGEFVQKTELHRGDLLKFAIGEGGLVIVDSKLEKVDLQYLGLVPACSAVFSSQN; the protein is encoded by the exons ATGAGCTCACACGATATACGTCGTCCATTCAAACGTCCGGCGATCTCCGACCAACAACGACGCCGTGAACTTTCATTGCTCCGACAATCCCAAAACCGGCGTGACGCTCAGTTACAAGCCCGTCGTTTAGCTTCCACAGTTGTCTCTCTTCAAGAAGAACCACACCAAGTTGAGGATGATTATGGAAATCAGGCACATGATCTTCGTCAAGCTACTAAGCTACGAGGACCTGAAGCGAGGTTATGGTTTGCCAAGCAACTTATGCTTCCCGAATGGATGATTGATGTTCCCCATAATCTCAATACTGATTG GTATGTATTTGCTAGGCCTGCTGGAAAACGGTGTTTTGTTGTTTCTTCGAATGGAACAACAATCAGTAGACTGCGCAATGGAATTCTCTTGCATCGTTTTCCTTCTGCCCTACCCAATGGTGCCAGGACTAATAACAGTAAATCTGCTCAATCATACTGTATTCTTGATTGCATATTTCACGAG TCTGATGAGACATATTATGTCATTGACGGTGTTTGTTGGGCGGGAATTTCATTATATGAGTGCACTGCCGAATTCAGATTCTTTTGGTTAAACAGCAAGCTTGCTGAGACGGGGGCTTGTGATGCTCCCTCAACTTATCATAGATATAGATTTAGCACTCTTCCTGTATACAACTGTGACAAAGAAGGACTACAGACAGCTTATGCAGGACAAGTTCCATATGTCAAGGATGGAATACTGTTTTACAACAA ACATGCACAATATCAAACTGGAAATACACCACTAGCATTGGTTTGGAAGGATGAGAACTGTAGCCAGTATGTCATTGATACGGATAATAAAGGACAAATTCCAAGTCAACAACAG GTAGTTTTGGAGCTCCTGGATAATGGCAGGCTGGCTACATCTGATGACCCTCCTGTCATATTTGGCTGCTTGCTTGGTGAATTCGTGCAAAAG ACAGAACTTCACCGTGGAGATCTTCTAAAGTTTGCAATAGGTGAAGGGGGGTTAGTTATTGTTGACAGTAAACTGGAGAAGGTTGATCTGCAATACCTAG GTCTTGTTCCAGCATGCAGCGCGGTATTCTCCTCTCAGAATTGA
- the LOC132634702 gene encoding uncharacterized protein LOC132634702 isoform X1: MSSHDIRRPFKRPAISDQQRRRELSLLRQSQNRRDAQLQARRLASTVVSLQEEPHQVEDDYGNQAHDLRQATKLRGPEARLWFAKQLMLPEWMIDVPHNLNTDWYVFARPAGKRCFVVSSNGTTISRLRNGILLHRFPSALPNGARTNNSKSAQSYCILDCIFHESDETYYVIDGVCWAGISLYECTAEFRFFWLNSKLAETGACDAPSTYHRYRFSTLPVYNCDKEGLQTAYAGQVPYVKDGILFYNKHAQYQTGNTPLALVWKDENCSQYVIDTDNKGQIPSQQQVVLELLDNGRLATSDDPPVIFGCLLGEFVQKTELHRGDLLKFAIGEGGLVIVDSKLEKVDLQYLGKSNRARAFADSYSKVLFQHAARYSPLRIEYLFASISSCVEDGNPTQDAEMAG; the protein is encoded by the exons ATGAGCTCACACGATATACGTCGTCCATTCAAACGTCCGGCGATCTCCGACCAACAACGACGCCGTGAACTTTCATTGCTCCGACAATCCCAAAACCGGCGTGACGCTCAGTTACAAGCCCGTCGTTTAGCTTCCACAGTTGTCTCTCTTCAAGAAGAACCACACCAAGTTGAGGATGATTATGGAAATCAGGCACATGATCTTCGTCAAGCTACTAAGCTACGAGGACCTGAAGCGAGGTTATGGTTTGCCAAGCAACTTATGCTTCCCGAATGGATGATTGATGTTCCCCATAATCTCAATACTGATTG GTATGTATTTGCTAGGCCTGCTGGAAAACGGTGTTTTGTTGTTTCTTCGAATGGAACAACAATCAGTAGACTGCGCAATGGAATTCTCTTGCATCGTTTTCCTTCTGCCCTACCCAATGGTGCCAGGACTAATAACAGTAAATCTGCTCAATCATACTGTATTCTTGATTGCATATTTCACGAG TCTGATGAGACATATTATGTCATTGACGGTGTTTGTTGGGCGGGAATTTCATTATATGAGTGCACTGCCGAATTCAGATTCTTTTGGTTAAACAGCAAGCTTGCTGAGACGGGGGCTTGTGATGCTCCCTCAACTTATCATAGATATAGATTTAGCACTCTTCCTGTATACAACTGTGACAAAGAAGGACTACAGACAGCTTATGCAGGACAAGTTCCATATGTCAAGGATGGAATACTGTTTTACAACAA ACATGCACAATATCAAACTGGAAATACACCACTAGCATTGGTTTGGAAGGATGAGAACTGTAGCCAGTATGTCATTGATACGGATAATAAAGGACAAATTCCAAGTCAACAACAG GTAGTTTTGGAGCTCCTGGATAATGGCAGGCTGGCTACATCTGATGACCCTCCTGTCATATTTGGCTGCTTGCTTGGTGAATTCGTGCAAAAG ACAGAACTTCACCGTGGAGATCTTCTAAAGTTTGCAATAGGTGAAGGGGGGTTAGTTATTGTTGACAGTAAACTGGAGAAGGTTGATCTGCAATACCTAGGCAAGTCCAATCGTGCTCGTGCTTTTGCTGATAGTTACTCGAAG GTCTTGTTCCAGCATGCAGCGCGGTATTCTCCTCTCAGAATTGAGTATCTTTTTGCATCAATCAGTTCATGTGTTGAAGATGGAAATCCAACTCAAGATGCAGAGATGGCTGGTTAA